DNA from Ictalurus punctatus breed USDA103 chromosome 7, Coco_2.0, whole genome shotgun sequence:
atatatatatatatatatacagtgagggaaaaaagtatttgatcccctgctgattttgtacgtttgcccactgacaaagaaatgatcagtctataattttaatggtagatttatttgaacagtgagagacagaataacaacaaaaaaatccagaaaaacgcatgtcaaaaatgttataaattaatttgcattttaatgagggaaaaaagtatttgaccccctctcaatcagaaagatttctggctcccaggtgtcttttatacaggtaacgagctgagattaggagcacactgttaaagggagtgctcctaatatcagtttgttacctgtataaaagacacctgtccacagaagcaatcaatcaatcagattccaaactctccaccatggccaagaccaaagagctctccaaggatgtcagggacaagactgtagacctacacaagtctggaatgggctacaagaccattgccaagcagcttggtgagaaggggacaacagttggtgcgattattcgcaaatggaagaagcacaaaagaactgtcaatctccctcggcctggggctccatgcaagatctcacctcgtggagttgcattgatcatgagaacagtgaggaatcagcccagaactacacgggaggatcttgtcaatgatctcaaggcagctgggaccatagtcaccaagaaaacaattggtaacacactacgccgtgaaggactgaaatcctgcagcgcccgcaagatccccctgctcaagaaagcacatatacatgcccgctgaagtttgccaatgaacatctgaatgattcagaggacaactgggtgaaagtgttgaggtcagatgagaccaaaatggagctctttggcatcaactcaactcgccgtgtttggaggaggaggaatgctgcctatgacccctggaacaccatccccaccgtcaaacatggaggtggaaacattatgctttgggggtttttttctgctaaggggtcgtggatggatattccagcatgatgatgacccaaaacacacggccaaggcaacaaaggagtggctcaagaagaagcacattaaggtcctggagtggcctagccagtctccagaccttaatcccatagaaaatctgtggagggagctgaaggttcgagttgccaaacgtcagcctcgaaaccttaatgattggagaagatctgcaaagaggagtggaacaaaatccctcctgagatgtgtgcaaacctggtggccaactacaagaaacgtctgacctctgtgattgccaacaagggtttttaaaccaagtactaagtcatgttttgcagagggggtcaaatacttatttccctcattaaaatgcaaatcaatttataacatttttgacgtgcgtttttctggatttttttgttgttattctgtctctcactgttcaaataaatctaccattaaaattatagactgatcatttctttgtcagtgggcaaacgtacaaaatcagcaggggatcaaatacttttttccctcactgtatatatatagactAATGCAACTTTTATACCTTTCtttgttgttaaataacaaaactatTGTTAGGCTTAACTTATTTGAGCATTCATCATGCACATCCCTTTAAATGAGTTCCTAAAATTAgaaataatgtattagaacaagcacattaatgcACACCTGTAATTTGCCTTGCAGCTAGCATAATTTTATAAATGCGCAACCaggaaatgtatacatttataatgcctgataataatgataagtaATTTCTCTCACTGGTTATCCCCTACAGGATCAACACAGTCTGTCCACTCTACTACTACTCGAGCTGGTGAGTCTCActatccccacaccatcacactcccaccaccatgcttggccATAggtgtaatgttctttttgtggaattggttgtttggtttcttttcatttcatttcttccCTAATTATTCATACTGCCTCCCCTTGCCTTAATAATTGACCAGTAGAGTTTTACCACTGCATTCAGTTTACAGTTTGTCCATAAGTCAAAAATGCACAGAGAACAATGTGTATTACAAACTTTATATTCACTTAGGTGGGACGTCTAACCCCACTGAGCAACAGAGGACATCAAATACATTGACCACTTCCAAACCCATCAGCAGCACTACACTTGAAGGTAACAGAAATGATAATGTCATAATTTGATGTGTGTGTCCATATGTGTGTACATGGATGCAAGTGTATGCATTTCCAGTATATAATGTACAGTACCAGTCAACAGTACTGGATACATACAGttatttgggttttttgtttgtttgtttgtttgttttcacaaaTCAGGAGCCAATAATTAGCAAAGCTAAGGAATGGCATATATGgaattatgtaataataataataataataataataataataacaccataAAAGTCTCATGTGTTAGATACCATTAGCATTTGACTAAAAACAACTTTTCACACtttatttccacattttttaggaaaaaagggggaaaatgtCACTGGTCATTCCTTCCCTAATTATTCATATTGCCTTAAAGAGGatatatcatgatttttaaacatctttaagcgttcattattttgtttattatttataggttaatatgctttaatgttcaaaaaatgcattatttatcaaatactgtacactattgcagtacctctattcccaaGCTGCCTGAAACGCTCCGATTTCTCCAAAGCCTCTCCTTTCAAAAGCCCAGAGtggtctgattggccagctgacccggtgtgctgtgattggccaaaaacctcaatCGTGTGTCAGAAATGTAATGCTCCTTGGATTAGCTTCAGCCTCCAAGtcttctaaagcaattctaagctCCTAAGCAACATGTTGTTGCTTTTATTGTATCAGTTTGAGCCcgagtcagattcagaaaatgtgGATGATCAAGCGGAACCAACTTTGCAAACACGACTTGAGTAGAACATTTCAGAGTgctaagtttttattttgtaactctcttactCAGTGGAGGGCCGTTGTGTTGTTAAGTGCAAAACTATGCTATGTATACAGCTTCGGTGTGTACATAGGTACTCATGTgatatatctttggaaagctaagattcttgttattcaaatgatataaactgtttcaagatacaattacaacagcagctacagtcaacatctctgtcagaccaccaacatacaaacaaacacttgaggcaacttagcaaactttagctagcattTTAGCAGAGGTTCACAACTGAGGCATGGACCACAGCACAAAACTCCGCATTTGAACAGTCaatagcagatacttcatataataatcaaacacacttacagGTTCTGTTTCAGAAGCATAAGATTATCTGAGCAAAGAGGAAATCAGGAGTAGTCTTTGTGTGTAGCCTGCGTTATACtcgcccaggttcaggaagctgtcctctgTAAAATGCGCTGTGCACAAGAAAATTTTTGGTTTGTATTGCTCAGGAACAGCGTCATCAATAAACAGTAACCACTCATTCCTAATTCAATCTGTTTCCAGAAGGCAAAACAAAATGGTTTCGCTttctcactgaaacacactccaTGACATGGTCcctgaattcactgaagcctcgcTTTATTAATTCGCACCTGCCTTCGGGTGGGATTATGCTAATGGTGCATGCTGTGACATAGACGTGTTAcggaagtaatatctggacttcgAACAATACATttgggcaggtctggagcagtgtactccattagataaaataaattcctctgggggagactatgagctttgtgacattgcagatcttatacatgcacaaacagatacattacacacactcaaactaaaggaaaacattaaaaatcatgatatgactcCTTTAATAATTGACCAGTAGAGTTTCACCACTGCATTCAGTTTACAGTTTGTCCATAAAAAACGCACAGAGAACAATGTGTATTACAAACTTTATATTCACTTAGATTTGGTGTCTAACCCCACTGAGCAACAGAACTCTTCACGATCAACATCTACCAGCGATATTACATCAACGCAGTCTACCAACAGCATTTCTAGCACCAATATAACAACACAGTCTGTTACAAACTTTATTACAAACTTTATATTCACTTAGGTAAGACGTCTAACCCCACTGAGCAacagatgacatcaaatacattgaCCACTTCCAAACCCATCAGCAGCACTACACTTGAAGGTAACAGAAATGATAATGTCATAATTTGATGTGTGTGTCCATATGTGTGTACATGGATGCAAGTGTATGCATTTCCAGTATATAATGTACAGTACCAGTCAACAGTACTGGATACATACAGttatttgggttttttgtttttttgtttgtttgttttcacaaaTCAGGAGCCAATAATTAGCAAAGCTAAGGAATGGCATATATGgaattatgtaataataataataataataataataataataataacaccataAAAGTCTCATGTGTTAGATACCATTAGCATTTGACTAAAAACAACTTTTCACACtttatttccacattttttaggaaaaaagggggaaaatgtCACTGGTCATTCCTTCCCTAATTATTCATATTGCCTTAAAGAGGatatatcatgatttttaaacatctttaagcgttcattattttgttattatttataggttaatatgctttaatgttcaaaacatgcattatttatcaaatactgtacactattgcagtacctctattcccaaACTTCCTGAAACGCTCCGATTTCTCCAAAGCCTCTCCTTTCAAAAGCCCAGAGTGGTCTGATTGGCCAGCAGACCCGGTGTgctgtgattggccaaaaacctcaatCGTGTGTCAGAAATGTAATGCTCCTTGGATTAGCTTCAGCCTCCAAGTCTTCTAAAGCAAGCAATTCTAAGCTCCTAAGCAACATGTTGTTGCTTTTATTGTATCAGTTTGAGCCcgagtcagattcagaaaatgtgGATGATCAAGCGGAACCAACTTTGCAAACACAACTTGAGTAGAACATTTCAGAGTgctaagtttttattttgtaactctcttactCAGTGGAGGGCTGTTGTGTTGTTAAGTGCAAATCTATGCTATGTATACAGCTTCGGTGTGTACATAGGTACTCATGTgatatatctttggaaagctaagattcttgttattcaaatgatataaactgtttcaagatacaattacaacagcagctacagtcaacatctctgtcagaccaccaacatacaaacaaacacttgaggcaacttagcaaactttagctagcattTTAGCAGAGGTTCACAACTGAGGCATGGACCACAGCACAAAACTCCGCATTTGAACAGTCaatagcagatacttcatataataatcaaacacacttacagGTTCTGTTTCAGAAGCATAAGATTATCTGAGCAAAGAGGAAATCAGGAGTAGTCTTTGTGTGTAGTCTGCGTTATACtcgcccaggttcaggaagctgtcctctgTAAAATGCGCTGTGCACAAGAAAATTTTTGGtttgtactgctcaggaacagcgtCATCAATAAACAGTAACAACTCATTCCTAATTCAATCTGTTTCCAGAAGGCAAAACAAAATGGTTTCGCTttctcactgaaacacactccaTGACATGGTCcctgaattcactgaagcctcgcTTTATTAATTCGCACCTGCCTTCGGGTGGGATTATGCTAATGGTGCATGCTGTGACATAGACGTGTTAcggaagtaatatctggacttcgAACAATACATttgggcaggtctggagcagtgtactccattagataaaataaattcctctgggggagactatgagctttgtgacattgcagatcttatacatgcacaaacagatacattacacacactcaaactaaaggaaaacattaaaaatcatgatatgactcCTTTAATAATTGACCAGTAGAGTTTCACCACTGCATTCAGTTTACAGTTTGTtcataaaaaacacacagagaacaatGTGTATTACAAATTTTATATTCACTTAGATTTGGTGTCTAACCGCGATGAGCAACAGAACTCTTCACGATCAACATCTACCAGCGATATTACATCAACGCAGTCTACCAACAGCATTTCTAGCACCAATATAACAACACAGTCTGTTACAAACTTTATTACAAACTTTATATTCACTTAGGTAGGACGTCTAACCCCACTGAGCAacagatgacatcaaatacattgaCCACTTCCAAACCCATCAGCAGCACTACACTTGAAGGTAACAGAAATGATAATGTCATAATTTGATGTGTGTGTCCATATGTGTGTACATGGATGCAAGTGTATGCATTTCCAGTATATAATGTACAGTACCAGTCAACAGTACTGGATACATACAGttatttgggttttttgtttgtttgtttgtttgttttcacaaaTCAGGAGCCAATAATTAGCAAAGCTAAAGAATGGCATATATGgaattatgtaataataataataataataataataataataataacaccataAAAGTCTCATGTGTTAGATACCATTAGCATTTGACTAAAAACAACTTTTCACActtatttccacattttttaggaaaaaaggggaaaatgtCACTGGTCATTCCTTCCCTAATTATTCATATTGCCTTAAAGAGGatatatcatgatttttaaacatctttaagcgttcattattttgtttattatttataggttaatatgctttaatgttcaaaaaatgcattatttatcaaatactgtacactattgcagtacctctattcccaaGCTGCCTGAAACGCTCCGATTTCTCCAAAGCCTCTCCTTTCAAAAGCCCAGAGtggtctgattggccagctgacccggtgtgctgtgattggccaaaaacctcaatCGTGTGTCAGAAATGTAATGCTCCTTGGATTAGCTTCAGCCTCCAAGtcttctaaagcaattctaagctCCTAAGCAACATGTTGTTGCTTTTATTGTATCAGTTTGAGCCcgagtcagattcagaaaatgtgGATGATCAAGCGGAACCAACTTTGCAAACACGACTTCAGTAGAACATTTCAgagtgctgtttttattttgtaactctcttactCAGTGGAGGGCCGTTGTGTTGTTAAGTGCAAAACTATGCTATGTATACAGCTTCGGTGTGTACATAGGTACTCATGTgatatatctttggaaagctaagattcttgttaTTCAAATGATATAAACTGTTTCAAGATACAATTACTACAGCAGCTACAGTCAacatctctgtcagaccaccaacatacaaacaaacacttgaggcaacttagcaaactttagctagcattTTAGCAGAGGTTCACAACTGAGGCATGGACCACAGCACAAAACTCCGCATTTGAACAGTCaatagcagatacttcatataataatcaaacacacttacagGTTCTGTTTCAGAAGCATAAGATTATCTGAGCAAAGAGGAAATCAGGAGTAGTCTTTGTGTGTAGCCTGCGTTATACtcgcccaggttcaggaagctgtcctctgTAAAATGCGCTGTGCACAAGAAAATTTTTGGtttgtactgctcaggaacagcgtCATCAATAAACAGTAACCACTCATTCCTAATTCAATCTGTTTCCAGAAGGCAAAACAAAATGGTTTCGCTttctcactgaaacacactccaTGACATGGTCcctgaattcactgaagcctcgcTTTATTAATTCGCACCTGCCTTCGGGTGGGATTATGCTAATGGTGCATGCTGTGACATAGACGTGTTAcggaagtaatatctggacttcgAACAATACATttgggcaggtctggagcagtgtactccattagataaaataaattcctctgggggagactatgagctttgtgacattgcagatcttatacatgcacaaacagatacattacacacactcaaactaaaggaaaacattaaaaatcatgatatgactcCTTTAATAATTGACCAGTAGAGTTTCACCACTGCATTCAGTTTACAGTTTGTTCATAAAAAACGCACAGAGAACAATGTGTATTACAAATTTTATATTCACTTAGATTTGGTGTCTAACCGCGATGAGCAACAGAACTCTTCACGATCAACATCTACCAGCGATATTACATCAACGCAGTCTACCAACAGCATTTCTAGCACCAATATAACAACACAGTCTGTTACAAACTTTATTACAAACTTTATATTCACTTAGGTAGGACGTCTAACCCCACTGAGCAacagatgacatcaaatacattgaCCACTTCCAAACCCATCAGCAGCACTACACTTGAAGGTAACAGAAATGATAATGTCATAATTTGATGTGTGTGTCCATATGTGTGTACATGGATGCAAGTGTATGCATTTCCAGTATATAATGTACAGTACCAGTCAACAGTACTGGATACATACAGttatttgggttttttgtttttttgtttgtttgttttcacaaaTCAGGAGCCAATAATTAGCAAAGCTAAGGAATGGCATATATGgaattatgtaataataataataataataataataataataataataataataacaacaccaTAAAAGTCTCTTGTTTTAGATACCATTAGCATTTGACTAAAAACAACTTTTCACACtttatttccacattttttaggaaaaaagggggaaaatgtCACTGGTCATTCCTTCCCTAATTATTCATATTGCCTTAAAGAGGatatatcatgatttttaaacatctttaaacattcattattttgtttattatttataggttaatatgctttaatgttcaaaacatgcattatttatcaaatactgtacactattgcagtacctctattcccaaGCTGCCTGAAACGCTCCGATTTCTCCAAAGCCTCTCCTTTCAAAAGCCCAGAGtggtctgattggccagctgacccggTGTGCTGTGATTGGCCAAAACCCTCAATCGTGTGTCAGAAATGTAATGCTCCTTGGATTAGCTTCAGCCTCCAAGtcttctaaagcaattctaagctCCTAAGCAACATGTTGTTGCTTTTATTGTATCAGTTTGAGCCcgagtcagattcagaaaatgtgGATGATCAAGCGGAACCAACTTTGCAAACACAACTTGAGTAGAACATTTCAGAGTgctaagtttttattttgtaactctcttactCAGTGGAGGGCCGTTGTGTTGTTAAGTGCAAAACTATGCTATGTATACAGCTTCGGTGTGTACATAGGTACTCATGTgatatatctttggaaagctaagattcttgttattcaaatgatataaactgtttcaagatacaattacaacagcagctacagtcaacatctctgtcagaccaccaacatacaaacaaacacttgtggcaacttagcaaactttagctagcattTTAGCAGAGGTTCACAACTGAGGCATGGACCACAGCACAAAACTCCGCATTTGAACAGTCaatagcagatacttcatataataatcaaacacacttacagGTTCTGTTTCAGAAGCATAAGATTATCTGAGCAAAGAGGAAATCAGGAGTAGTCTTTGTGTGTAGTCTGCGTTATACtcgcccaggttcaggaagctgtcctctgTAAAATGTGCTGTGCACAAGAAAATTTTTGGTTTGTATTGCTCAGGAACAGCGTCATCAATAAACAGTAACCACTCATTCCTAATTCAATCTGTTTCCAGAAGGCAAAACAAAATGGTTTCGCTttctcactgaaacacactccaTGACATGGTCcctgaattcactgaagcctcgcTTTATTAATTCGCACCTGCCTTCGGGTGGGATTATGCTAATGGTGCATGCTGTGACATAGACGTGTTAcggaagtaatatctggacttcgAACAATACATttgggcaggtctggagcagtgtactccattagataaaataaattcctctgggggagactatgagctttgtgacattgcagatcttatacatgcacaaacagatacattacacacactcaaactaaaggaaaacattaaaaatcacgATATGACTCCTTTAATAATTGACCAGTAGAGTTTCACCACTGCATTCAGTTTACAGTTTGTCCATAAAAAACGCACAGAGAACAATGTGTATTACAAACTTTATATTCACTTAGGTGGGACGTCTAACCCCACTGAGCAacagatgacatcaaatacattgaCCACTTCCAAACCCATCAGCAGCACTACACTTGAAGGTAACAGAAATGATAATGTCATAATTTGATGTGTGTGTCCATATGTGTGTACATGGATGCAAGTGTATGCATTTCCAGTATATAATGTACAGTACCAGTCAACAGTACTGGATACATACagttatttggggttttttttgtttgtttgtttgttttcacaaaTCAGGGGCCAATAATTATTAAAGCTAAGGAATGGCATATATGGAATCAtgcaatgataataataataataataataataataataataataataccataaAAGTCTCATGTTTTAAATACCATTAGCATTTGACTAAAAACAACTTTTCACACtttatttccacattttttaaCAAGCTTCATGAGATAGAAAGCTGGAGTACTTCACCATCAGTTTAGAAGAACCTTCCACATGAGCACTTGTTGGCTGCTTTCACTTCACTGCTCTGGTCTAGGTCATACCAAATCATGGGTTTAACTGGGTAATGTGGAGAACTTACGTAGCAGCactatttatatatgtttaaacattttaagcgTTTAGATATTAGGCTTCATTTActgtatgtcttttttttttttatccaactCTTTGACTTCTTCTGTACAGTATACTGTAGCCTGAGTGTTTTGGTGGAGAATAATTGCAGTTCTATCTAAAAACCATAATACAAAGTGCACCCTAATGATTGAAAAATGACTGGTTGTGCCCCAGTGTTTTGCGGTATCTTTGACAGCATGTTGATTGTTGTGTTTTGTAAATTGTGTAAGAATATAAGGATTGCAGTTACTGAAATAATGTTGACATAAAAGCAGGAGCAGGAGACTCGGGTAGGTAACCTTTAGCCAATTATCAA
Protein-coding regions in this window:
- the LOC128632965 gene encoding uncharacterized protein LOC128632965 isoform X2: MASRVPLFIFCYFLFLRLTETNINATSPTPSTVGSTQSVHSTTTRAGGTSNPTEQQRTSNTLTTSKPISSTTLEGKTSNPTEQQMTSNTLTTSKPISSTTLEGRTSNPTEQQMTSNTLTTSKPISSTTLEGRTSNPTEQQMTSNTLTTSKPISSTTLEGGTSNPTEQQMTSNTLTTSKPISSTTLEDHQSKGQSLKATGTKYLWFLVCLVFAAVAVVIYFKCFKAKHHPVETMNHGTENASFQRTESNKDGVMLLGVKSGGEENAAAK
- the LOC128632965 gene encoding uncharacterized protein LOC128632965 isoform X3 — translated: MASRVPLFIFCYFLFLRSTQSVHSTTTRAGGTSNPTEQQRTSNTLTTSKPISSTTLEGKTSNPTEQQMTSNTLTTSKPISSTTLEGRTSNPTEQQMTSNTLTTSKPISSTTLEGRTSNPTEQQMTSNTLTTSKPISSTTLEGGTSNPTEQQMTSNTLTTSKPISSTTLEDHQSKGQSLKATGTKYLWFLVCLVFAAVAVVIYFKCFKAKHHPVETMNHGTENASFQRTESNKDGVMLLGVKSGGEENALPSRHCWALEQGP
- the LOC128632965 gene encoding uncharacterized protein LOC128632965 isoform X6, encoding MASRVPLFIFCYFLFLRSTQSVHSTTTRAGKTSNPTEQQMTSNTLTTSKPISSTTLEGRTSNPTEQQMTSNTLTTSKPISSTTLEGRTSNPTEQQMTSNTLTTSKPISSTTLEGGTSNPTEQQMTSNTLTTSKPISSTTLEDHQSKGQSLKATGTKYLWFLVCLVFAAVAVVIYFKCFKAKHHPVETMNHGTENASFQRTESNKDGVMLLGVKSGGEENALPSRHCWALEQGP
- the LOC128632965 gene encoding uncharacterized protein LOC128632965 isoform X5; the protein is MASRVPLFIFCYFLFLRLTETNINATSPTPSTVGSTQSVHSTTTRAGKTSNPTEQQMTSNTLTTSKPISSTTLEGRTSNPTEQQMTSNTLTTSKPISSTTLEGRTSNPTEQQMTSNTLTTSKPISSTTLEGGTSNPTEQQMTSNTLTTSKPISSTTLEDHQSKGQSLKATGTKYLWFLVCLVFAAVAVVIYFKCFKAKHHPVETMNHGTENASFQRTESNKDGVMLLGVKSGGEENALPSRHCWALEQGP
- the LOC128632965 gene encoding uncharacterized protein LOC128632965 isoform X1; the protein is MASRVPLFIFCYFLFLRLTETNINATSPTPSTVGSTQSVHSTTTRAGGTSNPTEQQRTSNTLTTSKPISSTTLEGKTSNPTEQQMTSNTLTTSKPISSTTLEGRTSNPTEQQMTSNTLTTSKPISSTTLEGRTSNPTEQQMTSNTLTTSKPISSTTLEGGTSNPTEQQMTSNTLTTSKPISSTTLEDHQSKGQSLKATGTKYLWFLVCLVFAAVAVVIYFKCFKAKHHPVETMNHGTENASFQRTESNKDGVMLLGVKSGGEENALPSRHCWALEQGP
- the LOC128632965 gene encoding uncharacterized protein LOC128632965 isoform X4; translation: MASRVPLFIFCYFLFLRLTETNINATSPTPSTVGSTQSVHSTTTRAGGTSNPTEQQRTSNTLTTSKPISSTTLEGRTSNPTEQQMTSNTLTTSKPISSTTLEGRTSNPTEQQMTSNTLTTSKPISSTTLEGGTSNPTEQQMTSNTLTTSKPISSTTLEDHQSKGQSLKATGTKYLWFLVCLVFAAVAVVIYFKCFKAKHHPVETMNHGTENASFQRTESNKDGVMLLGVKSGGEENALPSRHCWALEQGP